In Burkholderia sp. NRF60-BP8, a single window of DNA contains:
- a CDS encoding ArsR/SmtB family transcription factor gives MDLVFKALADATRRRLLDLLYAKNGQTVSELCDGLAMSRQAVSKHLALLEAANLVATTWRGREKLHYLNPVPIHDIAQRWIGKFERQRLQALADLKRGLEAPRDTGDDDG, from the coding sequence ATGGATCTCGTTTTCAAGGCGCTGGCCGACGCCACGCGCCGTCGGTTGCTCGATCTGCTGTACGCAAAAAACGGCCAGACCGTGTCCGAGCTGTGCGACGGGCTCGCGATGAGCCGGCAGGCCGTGAGCAAGCATCTCGCGCTGCTCGAGGCCGCGAACCTCGTCGCGACGACGTGGCGCGGCCGGGAGAAGCTGCATTACCTGAATCCGGTGCCGATCCATGACATCGCGCAACGCTGGATCGGCAAGTTCGAGCGTCAGCGCCTGCAGGCGCTGGCGGACCTCAAGCGGGGGCTGGAAGCGCCCCGCGACACGGGAGACGACGATGGGTAA
- a CDS encoding SRPBCC family protein, protein MGNPDFVYVTFIAATPERVFDALTNAELTKDYWVRHRNASPDWRPGSRWEHQDYDDPSRVDIVGEVVENDPPRRLVVTWRTPSGEGEESRVTYLVEPHEGVVKLTVTHDGLVPGSEMDRGIRGGWPVVLSSLKTLLETGHALPFTMARWSQSKH, encoded by the coding sequence ATGGGTAATCCCGATTTCGTGTACGTGACCTTCATCGCGGCCACGCCCGAGCGCGTGTTCGACGCGCTGACCAATGCCGAGCTGACGAAGGACTACTGGGTGCGGCATCGCAACGCGTCGCCCGACTGGCGGCCGGGTTCGCGGTGGGAACATCAGGACTACGACGATCCGTCGCGGGTCGACATCGTCGGCGAAGTGGTCGAGAACGATCCGCCGCGCCGGCTGGTCGTCACGTGGCGCACGCCGTCGGGGGAGGGCGAGGAATCGCGCGTGACCTATCTGGTCGAGCCGCACGAGGGCGTCGTGAAGCTGACCGTCACGCACGACGGGCTGGTGCCCGGTTCGGAGATGGACCGCGGGATTCGCGGCGGCTGGCCGGTCGTGCTGTCGAGCCTGAAGACGCTGCTCGAGACGGGGCATGCACTGCCGTTTACGATGGCGCGCTGGTCGCAGTCGAAGCATTGA
- a CDS encoding THUMP domain-containing class I SAM-dependent RNA methyltransferase, whose translation MSSPTLFEFFAPCPRGLEAALAAELAEIAGRHLNGAPFTAGAQVPGGVHFSGGWAAGMAANLHSRIASRILLKIAHRAYRNEQDVYALALEQPWERWFAATQTLRVDITAIKSPLKSLEFATLRVKDAICDRMRDKTGARPSIDTGAPDVRVFAFLTAGECTLYLDTSGEPLFKRGWRLDKGAAPLRENLAAGILRLTGWTPGTALYDPMCGSGTFLAEAAQIALGVAPGVERRFGFEKLKQYDITAWQGLKVPALDAKRAARARRGDALGVYGSDISGDMLEKARANLERAGVPSVWLKQVDARGMTPPCDGPGILLANPPYGERIEVRGRSARGEVRETGRNRGNDDAFRRTHTDAPDSEFFNALGDALKQRFTGWQAFLLTSDRSLPGQLRLRESAKTPLFNGALECRLFRFDLIAGSVKARAAAPEGDA comes from the coding sequence ATGTCCTCGCCCACCCTGTTCGAATTCTTCGCCCCCTGCCCGCGCGGCCTCGAAGCGGCGCTTGCCGCCGAGCTGGCCGAAATCGCCGGCCGCCACCTGAACGGCGCGCCGTTCACCGCGGGCGCGCAGGTGCCGGGCGGCGTCCATTTCAGCGGCGGTTGGGCCGCCGGCATGGCCGCGAACCTCCATTCGCGGATCGCGAGCCGGATCCTGCTGAAGATCGCGCACCGCGCGTACCGCAACGAGCAGGACGTCTATGCGCTCGCGCTCGAGCAACCGTGGGAACGCTGGTTCGCGGCCACGCAGACGCTGCGCGTCGACATCACCGCGATCAAGTCGCCGCTGAAGAGCCTCGAATTCGCGACGTTGCGCGTGAAGGACGCGATCTGCGACCGGATGCGCGACAAGACCGGCGCGCGCCCGAGCATCGACACCGGTGCGCCGGACGTGCGCGTGTTCGCGTTCCTGACGGCGGGCGAATGCACGCTGTACCTCGACACGTCGGGCGAGCCGCTGTTCAAGCGCGGCTGGCGCCTCGACAAGGGCGCGGCGCCGCTGCGCGAGAACCTCGCGGCCGGCATCCTGCGCCTGACCGGCTGGACGCCCGGCACCGCGCTGTACGACCCGATGTGCGGCAGCGGTACGTTCCTCGCGGAAGCCGCGCAGATCGCGCTCGGCGTGGCGCCCGGCGTCGAGCGCCGGTTCGGCTTCGAAAAGCTCAAGCAGTACGACATCACCGCGTGGCAGGGGCTGAAGGTCCCGGCGCTCGACGCGAAGCGCGCGGCGCGGGCCAGGCGCGGCGACGCGCTCGGCGTGTACGGCAGCGACATCTCCGGCGACATGCTCGAGAAGGCGCGCGCGAACCTCGAGCGCGCGGGCGTGCCGTCGGTGTGGCTCAAGCAGGTCGATGCGCGCGGGATGACGCCGCCGTGCGACGGGCCGGGCATCCTCCTCGCGAATCCGCCGTACGGCGAGCGGATCGAAGTGCGCGGCCGCAGCGCGCGCGGCGAGGTGCGCGAAACCGGCCGCAACCGCGGCAACGACGACGCATTCCGTCGCACGCACACCGACGCGCCGGACAGCGAGTTCTTCAACGCGCTCGGCGATGCGCTGAAGCAGCGCTTCACGGGCTGGCAGGCGTTCCTGCTGACGTCCGACCGTTCGCTGCCGGGCCAGTTGCGCCTGCGCGAATCGGCCAAGACGCCGCTGTTCAACGGCGCGCTCGAATGCCGGCTGTTCCGCTTCGACCTGATCGCCGGCAGCGTGAAGGCACGCGCGGCCGCGCCGGAGGGCGACGCGTAA